The DNA region CGGTTTGCATATCCCCATGACTACTTGACGATTCTTCTGAAAATATTgggttctttttttttctgacCTAGGATTTTCGTCGTTGCTAAGTGAATTTCGTCGTTATCAGAATGGCCATGGATCACTGTTTCCACATACTCATGATCACGACGAACCTTCTGGGTCCCTTACTATATCAGATTAATATGATTTTCGTCACTGTGAATGTGATCTACGAATATGGAATGCGCTTTTCTTAGTTGTGCCTATTTCTGAAAGACCTGGATCTGTTTGTGCATCTCTATGGGATTGTAATGAGCTGCTATttgatatgaaaaatatgaaagaggatatttattgatatatttgtaagtatttcgaatttaaaatcttatggTATCTTTACATTGTGCCGTAGATTAAttagaaacaatataattaacgtttatttcttttatttcaaaattacctAATATTatgactaaaattaaaactatttttttaaaaatatttgtatattgttataaaaaaagtataagtATAATTGTATTACGGTTCGATTAAGTAGGGACAATTAgttgaacaatttaaaataattttcatgaaattatttaaaaacttttttattattacaaattatataaagagtaaacattattaaataaaagagaatcattagaagaaaatatttttcgcaTAATTCTAATGGTTAGAACaagtaaactttttaaatgatataattacttatttaattacattgtaaataataatgttataatttattttctaatatgacatttaattatcaaatatttacaattaatatacgttacattatttgtaaaataaatttgaaaacaagtacattaattctatttaagTTGTCCTAATTATTGACATACATACTACTAAATAGTATTAGGCATCCAGATGCGGTAAACGAATTAAAAtcatcacatttatttttagaccaTTTGAATACGTGATTTACGATTTTGTGTTGGCAGTCCGTTGTTTGTGATACGCGACCGCCATCTGTAGACGAACGATGGAATAGAGCCACGTCACGTCTGAATATCGGGTGTTGATAGTAAACTTAGTAAAAGGAAGAGAAAATGAACATTTTCCGACTTACCGGGGACTTATCCCATTTGGTTGCTATCATCATACTCCTGCAGAAAATATGGCGTTCCAGATCGTGTGCGGGTAAGTGTTAATTTAGTTCAAACTTCCCTTTACCGggttcatattttatgttcattATTTAAGGTTTGCCGACCCAGTTTTTCCCCACACAAGCCCTTTTTGTTTCGTCAACGCCCAGCGATTGTTCctatgtttgttttaaattcttctcATACAATCCGCCACGATAAACTTAACCTTCCACGTCAATAACACTACCTACAATTAACCTGACAAGTTCTATCACATTGATGTATTTCATTTCAGGAATATCCGGCAAAAGTCAAATCCTTTTCGCCCTGGTATATACGACGCGGTATTTGGATCTCTTTACCTCATACCTATCAGCTTATAACACATTCATGAAGTTTGTGTTTCTGGTTACCTCCTATGCTACAATCTATctcatttacataaaatttaaagcaacCTACGACCACAATCACGACACGTTCAGGATTGAGTTTTTGGTTGGACCTGCTTTTCTATTAGCACTGTTGATCAACAATGAATTCAGTGTTTTAGAGGTAACTCTTACACTGGTCAtaagtatttgttttaataaatattttttagattttgtgGACATTCAGTATTTATCTGGAATCGGTGGCAATTTTGCCACAGTTGTTTATGGTCAGTAAAACTGGTGAGGCAGAAAGTATCACCTCACATTATTTGTTTGCCCTTGGATCATACAGGGCTTTATACATTTTGAATTGGATCTATCGCTATGCAACCGAAAGCCACTATGATTTGATCGCGATCGTTGCCGGAGTTGTGCAGACTGTGTTATATTGTGACTTCTTCTATTTGTATGTCACCAAAGGTTtgtattacttttttacttttgttaacaattaacaacaaatatttattattattattatttattcataaataattgacaaataaGACATTAAAATTCCATAAGGTGtcgttatttaaattgataaaatagtcattatatatacatttgttaatgtgaaaataattaaaattgattgtgcCATGTAAGTttagatataatttatatacatctCATCAAAGcacttgaatattaataaataaatttaaatagtcaaatttattttaaagtatttttgaaatatgtttttccatttttgtaataaactgTTTCTATTTGCACAAACACAACAATTCAAACTATATTATGTACacacttataaaatttacatattttaatgtgtttatatttgtttcagtTCTCCATGGAAAGAAATTACAACTACCAGCTTGAAATAAGCAGCTCAAGCAAGACTCTTTtgtacaaaacaatttaaaagtgtttaaataaattttattaagaattttttattctatttataaattcatctgAAGGAATTAGagcatatataaaattattttttgttaattttctcaTCTTACAACGTTCCTGTTAGTGGGAAACtacatttagtttttagttcttGGTGTgcttaactatttttttatg from Aethina tumida isolate Nest 87 chromosome 1, icAetTumi1.1, whole genome shotgun sequence includes:
- the LOC109598235 gene encoding ER lumen protein-retaining receptor codes for the protein MNIFRLTGDLSHLVAIIILLQKIWRSRSCAGISGKSQILFALVYTTRYLDLFTSYLSAYNTFMKFVFLVTSYATIYLIYIKFKATYDHNHDTFRIEFLVGPAFLLALLINNEFSVLEILWTFSIYLESVAILPQLFMVSKTGEAESITSHYLFALGSYRALYILNWIYRYATESHYDLIAIVAGVVQTVLYCDFFYLYVTKVLHGKKLQLPA